The following proteins are encoded in a genomic region of Oceanibaculum nanhaiense:
- a CDS encoding M81 family metallopeptidase, producing MRLVLGMMKHETNTFSPLRTDWARFQAWGAFTGEEARKNFEKTAMPLGAYMKLARERGADFTIPMAAEAMPSGPVERDAYERMAGAICEAVAKGCDGVLLDLHGAMVTVDHEDGEGELLARIRKIAPDVPIAVTLDLHTNLTQRMVDNCTALIGYKTYPHVDMYEVAEQVGRIVLDSMAGKCRPVMAWRSLPLLSQTLRQGTDDEPMKSLIAMTRAAEAKPGVLAASVFGGFPMADIRDAGTSVITVTDGDAAQAQAVCDEIGAAAWKARESFIYQHEPLEQAVARAKTLTEGPVLLLDHADNTGSGGTQDVMTVIAEVMRQGLEDVAVAAVWDSAAVQEMARAGVGATVTIRLGGKTDMPSIDLKGEPLEITGKVKTLTDGEWVVHGPMYTGVTVQMGPTAVLDTGKVQIVIVSRHHEPWDTGVFRSVGIEPEHKRYLVLKSRIHYRAGFAGLGKATITCDGHGVTTSDNSILTFTRLRRPIYPLDRMNDDTLLPSTAQQ from the coding sequence ATGCGTCTCGTTCTCGGCATGATGAAGCACGAGACCAACACCTTCTCTCCGCTGCGTACCGACTGGGCGCGGTTCCAGGCCTGGGGTGCCTTCACCGGCGAGGAAGCCCGCAAGAATTTCGAGAAGACGGCAATGCCGCTGGGCGCCTATATGAAGCTGGCGCGCGAGCGCGGCGCCGATTTCACCATCCCGATGGCGGCGGAGGCGATGCCCTCCGGCCCGGTCGAACGCGACGCCTATGAACGCATGGCCGGCGCCATCTGCGAGGCGGTCGCCAAGGGCTGCGACGGCGTGCTGCTCGATCTGCATGGCGCCATGGTCACGGTCGATCATGAGGATGGCGAAGGCGAGTTGCTCGCCCGCATCCGCAAGATCGCGCCCGATGTGCCGATTGCCGTCACGCTCGACCTGCATACCAACCTGACGCAGCGCATGGTCGATAACTGCACCGCGCTGATCGGCTACAAGACCTATCCGCATGTCGATATGTACGAGGTGGCCGAGCAGGTCGGCCGCATCGTGCTGGACAGCATGGCGGGCAAGTGCCGGCCGGTGATGGCCTGGCGCAGCCTGCCGTTGCTGTCCCAGACCCTGAGACAGGGCACCGACGACGAGCCGATGAAGTCGCTGATCGCCATGACGCGCGCGGCCGAGGCGAAGCCGGGTGTCCTGGCGGCGAGCGTGTTCGGCGGGTTTCCGATGGCCGATATCCGCGATGCCGGCACCTCTGTCATCACCGTGACCGATGGCGATGCGGCGCAGGCGCAGGCCGTCTGTGACGAGATCGGCGCGGCGGCCTGGAAGGCGCGCGAGAGTTTCATCTACCAGCATGAACCGCTGGAGCAGGCGGTCGCCCGCGCCAAGACCCTGACGGAAGGTCCGGTGCTGCTGCTCGACCATGCCGACAATACCGGCTCCGGCGGCACGCAGGATGTGATGACGGTGATCGCCGAGGTGATGCGCCAGGGGCTGGAGGATGTCGCCGTCGCCGCGGTCTGGGACTCGGCGGCGGTGCAGGAAATGGCCAGGGCCGGAGTCGGTGCCACGGTGACCATCCGGCTGGGCGGCAAGACCGACATGCCGTCGATCGACCTAAAGGGCGAGCCGCTGGAAATCACCGGCAAGGTGAAGACCCTGACTGACGGCGAATGGGTGGTGCACGGGCCGATGTACACCGGTGTGACGGTGCAGATGGGGCCGACGGCGGTGCTGGATACCGGCAAGGTCCAGATCGTCATCGTGTCGCGCCATCACGAGCCTTGGGATACCGGCGTGTTCCGCTCCGTCGGGATCGAGCCGGAGCACAAGCGCTATCTGGTGCTGAAGAGCCGCATCCATTATCGCGCGGGTTTCGCCGGTCTGGGCAAGGCGACGATCACCTGTGACGGTCACGGGGTGACGACATCGGATAACAGCATCCTCACCTTCACCCGGCTGCGGCGGCCTATTTACCCGTTGGACCGGATGAACGACGATACGCTCTTGCCATCGACTGCCCAACAGTGA
- a CDS encoding ABC transporter substrate-binding protein → MKLHHMLKGACAAIALSAPMLLANAAPVSAESVLRVVKHSSLRVLDPIMTTAYMSRNHGYMIYDTLFALNEKQEITPQMAEGYKVSADGLTYTITLRDGLKFHDGAPVKAEDAVASLQRWGKRDGMGQKLMDFVKEMKATSDKSFDIVLKEPYGLVMASLSKPSSNVPFIVPKKLAETPPSEPMPEQIGSGPFTWVKAEFQPGVKAVYSKFGDYKPRSEPASWAAGGKIVKVDRVEWVTMPDHMTAANALISGEIDYIENPPTDLLPLLEADDGIEMRSINELGSMVMLRPNHLHPPFNNPKILQAMAYAINQKDVMVGMMGDNEKYYNLCKSQFVCGTPYGTEAGSEGMMVGNIDKAKALLKEAGYDGTPVLIMHPTDVATLSSHPPIVAQAMRQAGFKVDLAAMDWQTLVGRRAKQDPVAQGGWNVFITTWVGPDLMNPVANLGVNGRGKKGGWFGWYEDAEMEKMKDAFARETDPAKQKALAEEMNKRAWQTIPNLPLGQFFTVSAWRKGVVKGVLDGPAPFFWNIEKTKG, encoded by the coding sequence ATGAAACTCCATCACATGCTGAAGGGGGCTTGCGCCGCCATCGCGCTGAGCGCGCCGATGCTGCTGGCGAACGCCGCCCCGGTCTCGGCCGAGTCGGTCCTGCGCGTGGTCAAGCATTCCAGCCTGCGCGTGCTCGACCCGATCATGACCACGGCCTACATGTCGCGTAATCATGGCTACATGATCTACGACACGCTTTTCGCGCTGAACGAGAAGCAGGAAATCACCCCGCAGATGGCCGAGGGCTACAAGGTCAGCGCCGATGGGCTGACCTACACCATCACCCTGCGCGACGGGCTGAAGTTCCATGACGGCGCGCCGGTCAAGGCCGAGGATGCCGTGGCCTCGCTGCAGCGCTGGGGCAAGCGCGACGGCATGGGCCAGAAGCTGATGGACTTCGTGAAGGAAATGAAGGCCACCAGCGACAAGAGCTTCGACATCGTCTTGAAGGAGCCCTACGGCCTGGTGATGGCCTCGCTGTCCAAGCCCAGCTCCAACGTGCCCTTCATCGTGCCGAAGAAGCTGGCCGAGACGCCGCCCTCCGAGCCGATGCCGGAGCAGATCGGGTCCGGCCCCTTCACCTGGGTGAAGGCGGAATTCCAGCCGGGCGTGAAGGCGGTCTATTCCAAGTTCGGCGATTACAAGCCGCGTTCCGAGCCGGCCAGCTGGGCCGCTGGCGGCAAGATCGTCAAGGTCGATCGCGTCGAGTGGGTGACCATGCCGGATCACATGACGGCGGCGAACGCGCTCATCAGCGGCGAGATCGACTATATCGAGAACCCGCCGACCGACCTGCTGCCGCTGCTAGAGGCCGATGACGGCATCGAGATGCGCAGCATCAACGAGCTGGGCAGCATGGTCATGCTGCGCCCGAACCATCTGCATCCGCCCTTCAACAACCCGAAGATCCTTCAGGCCATGGCCTACGCCATCAATCAGAAGGATGTGATGGTCGGCATGATGGGCGACAACGAGAAATACTACAATCTCTGCAAGTCGCAGTTCGTCTGCGGCACGCCCTATGGCACCGAGGCCGGCTCCGAAGGCATGATGGTCGGCAACATCGACAAGGCGAAGGCGCTGCTGAAGGAAGCGGGCTATGACGGCACGCCGGTGCTCATCATGCACCCGACCGATGTCGCCACCCTGTCCAGCCATCCGCCGATCGTCGCCCAGGCGATGCGTCAGGCCGGCTTCAAGGTCGATCTGGCGGCGATGGACTGGCAGACCCTGGTCGGCCGCCGCGCAAAGCAGGACCCGGTCGCGCAGGGCGGCTGGAACGTGTTCATCACCACCTGGGTCGGTCCGGACCTGATGAATCCGGTCGCCAATCTCGGCGTGAACGGCCGCGGCAAGAAGGGCGGCTGGTTCGGCTGGTACGAGGATGCCGAGATGGAGAAGATGAAGGATGCGTTCGCCCGCGAGACCGATCCGGCAAAGCAGAAGGCGCTTGCCGAGGAGATGAACAAGCGCGCCTGGCAGACCATCCCGAACCTGCCGCTGGGCCAGTTCTTCACCGTCAGCGCCTGGCGCAAGGGCGTGGTGAAGGGCGTGCTTGACGGCCCGGCACCGTTCTTCTGGAACATCGAAAAGACCAAGGGCTAA
- a CDS encoding ABC transporter permease, whose translation MFAFISRRILATIPVMGVVALVVFLLLRLTPGDPAAIIAGDAATPAELEAIRERLGLNQPIYLQFFDWLIRLLQGDLGTSILSNTSVGTMVLQRMEPTLALATTTIIFAVLVAVPMGVIAAWKHGTWIDRAIMIFSVIGFSVPVFVMGYIWIYGISINLRWLPVQGYRSISGGFWPFFERLILPTLTLSVIYIALIARITRASVLEILDEDYIRTARAKGLTEKRVLLVHALRNAAVPIVTIIGIGIALLISGVVVTESVFNLPGLGRLTVDAVLARDYPVIQGIILIFAFVYVIVNLVIDLSYTLFDPRIRY comes from the coding sequence ATGTTTGCTTTCATTAGTCGGCGCATCCTGGCCACCATCCCCGTCATGGGGGTGGTGGCGCTCGTCGTCTTCCTGCTGCTCAGGCTGACGCCGGGCGATCCGGCGGCGATCATTGCCGGTGACGCCGCGACCCCCGCCGAGCTGGAAGCGATCAGGGAGCGCCTGGGGCTGAACCAGCCGATCTACCTCCAGTTCTTCGACTGGCTGATCCGGTTGCTGCAGGGTGACCTCGGCACCTCGATCCTCTCCAATACCTCGGTTGGAACGATGGTGCTGCAACGGATGGAGCCGACGTTGGCACTGGCCACGACAACGATCATCTTCGCGGTTCTGGTCGCGGTGCCGATGGGCGTGATCGCGGCCTGGAAGCACGGTACTTGGATCGACCGGGCGATCATGATCTTCTCCGTGATCGGCTTCTCGGTTCCGGTTTTCGTGATGGGCTATATCTGGATCTACGGCATCTCGATCAATCTGCGCTGGCTGCCGGTGCAGGGCTATCGATCGATTTCCGGCGGCTTCTGGCCGTTCTTCGAGCGGCTGATCCTGCCGACTCTGACACTCAGCGTCATCTATATCGCGCTGATCGCCCGCATCACCCGGGCCAGCGTGCTGGAAATTCTCGACGAAGACTATATCCGGACCGCACGGGCCAAGGGGCTGACCGAGAAGCGGGTGCTGCTGGTGCATGCGCTGCGCAACGCGGCGGTGCCCATCGTCACCATCATCGGCATCGGCATCGCGCTGCTGATCAGCGGCGTGGTGGTGACCGAGAGCGTGTTCAACCTGCCGGGGCTGGGCCGGTTGACCGTCGATGCCGTGCTGGCACGGGATTATCCGGTGATTCAGGGCATCATCCTGATCTTCGCCTTCGTCTATGTGATCGTGAATCTGGTTATCGATCTTAGTTACACGCTGTTTGACCCGAGGATACGATACTGA
- a CDS encoding ABC transporter permease yields the protein MAVQTENVPIAAVPAKPAQAIFRQALRNPGVILGGVILSIMIFVAIFAPFLGTVDPVYLDPLTRLKKPFTDWFLGTDAFGRDIYSRIIYGARISLIIGIGAAVLSIAIGLFVGLISGYFRIIDAIVMRIMDGLMAIPGILLAIALVSLSGASLLTVMVAITIPEIPRVVRLVRSVVLSIREEPYVEAAISIGTPLPLILIRHVMPNTFAPLIVQGTYICASAMLTEAILSFLGAGIPPEIPTWGNIMAEGRVYFQLAPWIILFPGIFLSLTVLAVNILGDGLRDTLDPRLAKRV from the coding sequence ATGGCCGTGCAAACCGAAAACGTGCCAATCGCTGCGGTGCCGGCCAAGCCCGCCCAGGCGATTTTCCGGCAGGCGCTGCGCAATCCGGGTGTGATCCTGGGGGGCGTCATCCTGTCGATCATGATCTTCGTGGCCATCTTCGCGCCGTTTCTGGGCACGGTCGATCCGGTGTATCTCGACCCGCTGACGCGCCTGAAGAAGCCTTTCACCGACTGGTTCCTGGGCACCGATGCTTTCGGGCGCGATATCTATTCCCGCATCATCTATGGCGCGCGTATCTCGCTGATCATCGGTATCGGCGCCGCCGTGCTCAGTATCGCGATCGGTCTGTTCGTCGGCCTGATCTCCGGCTATTTCCGGATCATCGATGCCATCGTCATGCGGATCATGGATGGCCTGATGGCGATCCCCGGCATCCTGCTGGCGATTGCCCTGGTGTCGCTGTCCGGCGCCTCGTTGCTGACCGTCATGGTGGCGATCACCATTCCGGAAATTCCGCGCGTCGTGCGTCTGGTACGCTCGGTCGTGCTGTCGATCCGCGAGGAGCCCTATGTCGAGGCGGCAATCTCGATTGGTACGCCGCTGCCGCTGATCCTGATCCGCCACGTCATGCCGAACACCTTCGCCCCGTTGATCGTGCAGGGGACCTACATCTGCGCCTCGGCGATGCTGACGGAGGCGATTCTCAGCTTCCTCGGCGCCGGCATTCCGCCGGAAATCCCAACCTGGGGCAACATCATGGCCGAGGGGCGGGTCTATTTCCAACTGGCCCCCTGGATCATCCTGTTCCCGGGCATTTTCCTGTCGCTGACCGTCCTCGCGGTGAACATCCTGGGCGACGGGCTGCGCGACACGCTGGACCCGAGACTGGCGAAAAGGGTCTGA